One genomic region from Vibrio sp. SCSIO 43137 encodes:
- a CDS encoding type II toxin-antitoxin system HicB family antitoxin — MLYPIAIETGNDEYAYGVVIPDLPGCFAAGDTLEEALANAKDAANFYLEYLAERQQLPPQAGSLADWQKSEEFTGWAWAVVEVDVEPYMGKSKKYNVSLPTLLRKKIDDTVTESSDYAGFSQFIQQAAIKELERMDKESE, encoded by the coding sequence ATGTTATATCCCATTGCTATTGAAACCGGAAATGATGAATACGCTTATGGTGTGGTCATTCCTGACCTTCCGGGTTGTTTTGCAGCTGGTGATACTTTGGAAGAAGCACTGGCGAATGCCAAAGACGCAGCCAATTTTTATCTGGAATATCTGGCTGAGCGGCAACAACTTCCTCCTCAGGCTGGTTCATTAGCTGACTGGCAGAAGAGCGAAGAGTTCACTGGTTGGGCTTGGGCTGTGGTGGAAGTTGATGTAGAGCCGTATATGGGGAAATCGAAGAAATATAATGTTTCCCTGCCGACCTTACTGAGAAAAAAGATAGATGATACGGTAACAGAAAGCAGTGATTATGCCGGCTTTTCTCAGTTTATTCAGCAGGCTGCAATTAAAGAGCTGGAACGGATGGATAAAGAATCTGAATAA
- a CDS encoding metalloregulator ArsR/SmtB family transcription factor, with amino-acid sequence MLPHQFFKLLSDETRVRCLLMVAREQQACVAELTEALQVSQPKVSRHLAMLRSSGVLVDIRQGQWVFYRLAEDLPGWMRKQIADLVKSNCLKEEYQKDIERLQAMTGRPSFNLETAE; translated from the coding sequence ATGTTACCTCATCAATTCTTTAAACTGCTTTCAGATGAAACACGTGTACGCTGCCTGTTAATGGTGGCGCGGGAACAGCAAGCCTGTGTGGCAGAGCTGACAGAAGCCCTTCAGGTAAGTCAGCCTAAGGTATCCCGTCATCTGGCTATGCTGAGATCAAGTGGAGTATTGGTGGATATCCGTCAGGGGCAGTGGGTATTTTATCGTCTGGCAGAAGATCTGCCGGGCTGGATGAGAAAGCAGATTGCTGATCTGGTGAAATCGAACTGCCTGAAAGAAGAGTATCAGAAAGACATTGAACGTTTACAGGCAATGACTGGCAGGCCAAGTTTTAATCTGGAAACCGCTGAATAA
- a CDS encoding SDR family NAD(P)-dependent oxidoreductase, which translates to MSKVILLTGATDGIGLETAKILVSKGHELLIHGRSAEKLAATKSELEKVNPSISVECFRADLSDLASVDTLANEIKSRFSRIDVLINNAGVYRTANPINEQGLDVRFLVNTLAPYRLTMQLLSLMDSSARVVNLSSAAQASVNLDALRGNKQLSDGEAYAQSKLAITMWSRSLAEKLQGKGPLVVAVNPASFLGSKMVKEAYGVAGGDLQIGADILVRAALSDEFADANGKYFDNDSGQFSRAHSDCYDSSKLTELINVLDQFD; encoded by the coding sequence ATGAGTAAAGTAATATTACTTACCGGTGCAACCGACGGAATTGGGCTGGAAACTGCCAAAATACTGGTCTCTAAGGGCCATGAGCTGTTGATTCACGGCCGTAGTGCAGAAAAGCTGGCGGCTACTAAATCTGAGTTAGAGAAGGTTAATCCTTCAATATCTGTGGAGTGTTTCAGAGCGGATTTGTCCGATTTAGCAAGTGTGGATACCCTTGCAAACGAGATCAAATCGAGATTTAGTCGCATTGATGTACTGATTAATAACGCCGGTGTTTACCGTACTGCTAACCCTATTAATGAACAGGGACTGGACGTCCGTTTTCTGGTGAATACCTTAGCCCCCTATCGTCTGACCATGCAGCTACTGTCATTGATGGACAGTTCCGCGAGAGTAGTTAATCTCTCTTCTGCGGCTCAAGCCTCTGTTAATTTGGATGCTTTGAGAGGGAATAAGCAGCTGTCTGACGGGGAGGCATACGCTCAGAGTAAACTTGCCATTACTATGTGGTCTCGCAGTCTTGCTGAAAAGCTGCAAGGAAAAGGGCCTTTAGTTGTCGCGGTAAATCCGGCCTCATTTCTAGGCAGTAAAATGGTTAAAGAGGCATACGGGGTGGCCGGAGGGGATTTGCAGATAGGGGCGGATATTCTGGTTCGTGCAGCCCTTTCAGACGAGTTTGCTGATGCTAACGGTAAGTATTTTGATAATGACAGCGGTCAGTTTAGCCGCGCACATAGTGATTGTTATGACAGCAGCAAGCTTACTGAGTTAATTAATGTGCTGGATCAGTTCGACTGA
- a CDS encoding DUF1330 domain-containing protein has protein sequence MSYYSVLEVTPTSNDWVADYVEPTNRLVAQYGGKYLARTSSHERLEGQGENAALRVIIEWPSKQAAVDFMKDPEYVPRLQARTNGSVSHHFLVEGKDDLA, from the coding sequence ATGAGCTATTACTCGGTACTGGAAGTGACTCCGACCAGCAATGACTGGGTTGCAGATTATGTAGAGCCGACAAACCGCCTGGTTGCACAATATGGTGGTAAGTATCTGGCCAGAACCAGTAGCCATGAAAGACTGGAAGGGCAGGGAGAAAATGCGGCTCTGCGTGTCATTATCGAATGGCCGTCGAAACAGGCTGCCGTCGATTTTATGAAGGACCCTGAGTATGTGCCTCGCCTGCAAGCCCGTACCAATGGCTCTGTTAGTCACCACTTTTTAGTAGAAGGCAAAGACGATTTAGCCTGA
- a CDS encoding PepSY domain-containing protein: MKTLTLITTTLITSFTLIANSYAGESEQTGQTANPTISASQALKSAKSAGLAQADSVELVDGKNDSWLYLVESDSDKAHTFVLIDAQTGKEVTAEYTNTRYSLEQAIDSVASQFNGTITGAEKEYIEHFTTAYIIDVDTGEEHSMSVVVDANTLKVIDVETDSDFDEEISIEFYEEEHADGSERGHSEQHQDRFSSNEHKKESHSGEKKEGKKEHFSLFGEGSHDG, encoded by the coding sequence ATGAAAACGCTGACTCTTATCACTACAACCCTTATTACTTCATTTACCCTGATTGCAAACAGCTATGCCGGAGAATCAGAACAGACCGGCCAGACCGCTAATCCCACTATCAGCGCCTCTCAGGCATTAAAATCAGCCAAAAGTGCCGGTTTAGCTCAAGCCGATTCCGTAGAGCTTGTTGACGGAAAAAATGACAGCTGGCTTTATCTGGTGGAGAGTGATTCCGATAAGGCACACACCTTTGTGCTGATCGATGCGCAAACAGGCAAAGAAGTCACGGCTGAGTACACTAATACCCGCTATTCACTGGAGCAGGCGATTGACAGTGTTGCCTCGCAGTTTAACGGTACCATTACTGGTGCTGAGAAAGAATATATAGAGCACTTCACCACAGCTTATATCATTGATGTGGATACAGGTGAAGAGCACAGCATGTCCGTTGTGGTTGATGCAAACACTCTCAAAGTGATCGACGTGGAGACAGATTCAGACTTTGACGAAGAGATCTCCATTGAATTCTATGAAGAAGAACATGCCGACGGCTCTGAAAGAGGTCATTCAGAGCAACATCAGGACCGCTTCAGCAGTAATGAACACAAAAAAGAAAGCCACTCTGGTGAAAAAAAAGAAGGAAAGAAAGAACACTTTAGCCTATTTGGCGAGGGGTCTCATGACGGCTAG
- a CDS encoding response regulator transcription factor — translation MKILLVEDNIDQASFIRQSLEAAGHQTDVTENGQTGLLAALQTEYHVIITDRMMPQMDGLQMLKALRAAGNQTPVLILSALDSVEERVEGLRSGGDDYLIKPFAFSELLARIEILSRRTTKTETEQKTGYQLDTLSLDLLSRKATRGRQLIQLNTREFQILEYFMSNTGRVITRTMLLERVWNHHFDPQTNVIDVHISRLRKKIDIEGHKPLLHTVRGAGYVMEVRV, via the coding sequence ATGAAAATACTGTTAGTAGAAGACAACATTGACCAAGCAAGTTTTATCCGGCAAAGCCTCGAAGCTGCAGGCCATCAGACCGATGTCACCGAAAACGGTCAGACAGGTTTACTGGCTGCGCTGCAAACGGAGTACCACGTCATTATTACAGATCGTATGATGCCGCAGATGGACGGATTACAGATGCTCAAAGCTCTCCGCGCAGCAGGAAATCAAACACCGGTGTTAATACTCAGTGCACTGGACAGTGTGGAAGAGCGGGTTGAAGGATTGAGAAGCGGCGGAGATGATTACCTGATTAAACCTTTTGCTTTCAGCGAGTTACTGGCACGTATTGAGATACTCTCACGACGGACGACAAAGACGGAAACGGAACAGAAAACGGGGTACCAGCTTGATACCCTGTCTCTGGATCTACTTTCCCGCAAAGCGACCCGTGGCCGTCAGCTTATACAGTTAAACACGCGGGAGTTTCAGATACTGGAGTACTTTATGTCCAATACCGGACGGGTTATTACCCGCACCATGTTGCTGGAGAGAGTCTGGAATCATCACTTCGATCCGCAAACCAATGTTATTGACGTGCATATCAGTCGTTTAAGAAAGAAAATCGATATTGAGGGCCATAAACCCCTTCTGCATACCGTTCGGGGTGCGGGCTATGTCATGGAAGTGCGTGTATGA